In Periplaneta americana isolate PAMFEO1 chromosome 8, P.americana_PAMFEO1_priV1, whole genome shotgun sequence, the sequence TTAACGTCTAGAGATGTCCACCATATTGGTTTACATGGAGGATTAAATTACTAATTTCATCATGGAGACAAATACGCCAATCGTAATCAATGTAGATTCCTTACTGGACAGTCGCATGGTTCTTCCCTGTTTAAATAACTGTGCACATTTTAATTTACCATGCATTtgtacgtacgtacatatatatatatatatatatatatatatatatatatatataatttgaaatggtaatggaaattacgggaaaacggctgaacggattttaataaatgactcctcattttgaagcttgaactcaaagtttttaataaaaatagtatttttcagtgaaatgtcaatttttcaacataattttcctatttttcaaagtccatctatcgtcagttttgagaactagctaaactagctaattgcatttaagaataaaacaaaacacacactacagtaaacaatattacacgaaggcccaTGATCTGCAAAAATGcttacatatttagagctcaaatgaaATAGGTTataaaaaacttaacttactaaaaataatttacaggttcgattctgtggtgtgtaattttctgggtacagctgtttattggatattaaaaactacaaaacttgaggtgatttgatgacattattaccattagaaatgaaatattattgtagttaatgccatgatgtgattatttttcattaactatacatattaatgctatattgatgatatgaaagtgaaacgttttggggttatataagtagatgtagagaataacttaaattagattttgatttctatattttattgagtggcggctatatagtatatgttactgaaagctataaaacttacgtaagataataatattattaaaaatcaaatatttttggggttgggtctttttcatatatttaatggtggtgtggtgtagatatttatatactCTTCAGTAtaggctcgagagagagtatctttttctttattatggaagcaaataactttcagaatgtctggtattcttcattgaaaataaatctgaaaaatgtttatttgaacatctaatgaacctagtttgcagcatttgctgcacaagccagtagTGTTCCCTATAAAACCCGAAATCCTCCAACTGGTGAAACCTACTTTTAAAAAATCCAGATAGAGAGAAGGCGAGTATTTGTAAGATCTATAATCAGTGGCGTGTTGGTGTTGGTTTTGGTTAGAATTTCGTTAGGCTTTGCATATACACTTTTTGTTCATGCTTTTGTTTGTTTAAATTACAGTTGAAACTGGACGAATTTCGGGTTTGACAGTAACATGCACATACATGGCTTACATTTCAAACTGtcacagtctaaataactatacaGGATGtctcaaaaggtcaggtcaatccttaaagaggtgattcaggaccttatttgcaacaaaaaaatcctaatacactttttcaatattcatctccGTTTCcaagttacacgaatatcacgtaccgtatctatccccatttgattccacacctaatggaccttTCTGCtcgagagaaggtaggctaattgtcagttatctagagcagatgctcaaaatgtccccctctcgTACGAACACACGCTTCAGTACGCCGTCTGACCTCTTGCTGCACATTATgcaatccgtgctggtgtatctccattgcagccgtgttaatctttgcaacgagctcttccctgcttgctttctccgtttggtacactttctccttcatgcagacccagagaaagaagtccaatggtgttaggtctggggaccgggctggcCAGGCAGCTATGGTATCAACTAGACGGTCCTGCAGCACATTTCAGgcttccagtacgccaatggttagatcaCCTTTTTTCAGGTAGATGAATTGGAAGGGGTGGTCCCATTTCCTGGTCAGCCCGGTCCCCAACTTAACACCATTCactctattctatatctagctagttcttttgctactaatgttatccctcctgttctataaagactagttacgttccaagtactAAATCTCATAAtgttattcctttgctgtggtcatgccagagaatcagtcccattccgaggcttattgtagggatcgtaacaaactgttttttacgccgacggattgttagcccttcgcccaacccccaagctggaggaccgccccttatcggctgtccacgactgcttattcaatatattcgcagctaccctccatatctggaggccgtctcatcTATCCGCAAccagaggacgcgccatgccgtggtgatagagacccacaatacatggcacacagacagattaataaataaaattattctgtttAATATAGGTTAGTCCCTCCTAAATTGACTCCCAgattctgaataagaaaaaaaaattctccaacAGTTCAGTAGAAATTGTTGCGCACATAATCTGGTACTgaaattatcatatttcatgtacattTCCCTATAAATTGACTCGAAAATATAGAATATGAACGAATTATATCCGATAGTTTCGAAGTTACACAAATACCAatataattacatgaaataagTCCATTCGCTAATGAATTTATCCGTAGAtactgccaccggcgtggctcagtcggttaaggcgcttgcctgccggtctgaagttgcgttcgggcgcgggttcgatccccgcttgggctgattacctggttgggttttttccgaggttttccccaaccgtaatgtgaatgcaaggtaatctatggcgaatcctcggcctcatctcgccaaatatcatctcgctatcacctatctcattgacgctaaataacctcgtagttgataaagcgtcgttaaataaccaactaaaataaaaataaaaatccgtAGATACTAAATATGAATAGAATCCAAACGTCAAAGAGTTGAAAACAGACAGTCTagcggtagaaataatgaaattCAAGTAAATATCTCATGAAATATTCTAGTAAACATTGTTGTATACTGCAGTTCCCAAAAGAATAAATGGAccgcctaattttactaagttgcAGGGAAAATGCATTGCGCaaatgcagtaaacaagagcgcttATGCTACTTGAAAAGCTTGTTGTCTACAATAAAGGCGGACTCCTACTATGAGTCGGTCCAATTTTTAATTGCGTATTTGTACACAGATTAATATTGAAAACATAGCATTCCATTTTCACTCGTAATTACATATCCCACCCACTATATTAGCGCATATCTTTGTTCACAGACatgtaggcagacagacagaatgAGGTAAAGCATTTTATCGTAATCCCTTATTCAGAAACTTCTATTTCCTCAAAAATCCTTGAATTAACTGAATCAATTTTTGCAATAGGATTTTCTTACTAAGTCAAAATTTCAGTCGTTATTGGGGGTATATAATATTAAGTTGAAGAGTAATAATATACAGCATtatttactttatgctcgaccatgccgaaatgtagtaattatacacctggtagcagtcctttaatgcatgtcattaaagtacacctactcattaaagtacaggtgttttcagccaatgacaactcagcttacaggtgttcagccaataacgagtcagctttgtaccgttataaaaccgcaagtatcgattattctcggatatgcaatcgaaagagaattagcgaaaagtcacggaggctggaaatccaaaactgtcgcagaaggttatgttctgttactataataattagcgttaattgtaaataatattcaaataaattcaatttgtcatctcgtttttcaatgtcgaattcaataatcaaagttataccaagtttaactgGATTACAAaatgtcaatgacattattgttcctcggaaaaagtcaatactttcgcgtctgcgcacatctcacaattcacgacctagaacaaggtcacttccgatcttgtgagatacctacaaataaaatgtatacatctgaataccggtaatttcaagttagaaatatggtcgagcataaaaagtcgtatgaaactcgcctataatggtaattaagaagctggtatgaaaattatgaaactcgcttgcgctcgtttcataaacatccatactcgcttcttaattactatcattgtaAGCTCGTTGCATGATGTACTATTGTACTTCTTCAACGACCTATAATATAGCTCACTTTATTTTATTAgattatattaatgtaatatttattaaaaagatTTACTTCAAGTTACATGAGTcggtcccggtcggggcaagttatctgggtgagatttttttccggggtcttccctcaacccaatatgagcaaatactgggtaactatcggtgctggaccccgtactcatttcagtggcattatcaccttcacatcattcacacgctaaataaccagagatgttgatacagcgtcgtaaaataacctactaaaaacacctGAGTCGGAAATCTAAATTTATTTTGCACTTAATATCCAAGTACCGATAAATATCAATCGGAGCATTTATGCAGTTTGTCACGTATTCAACCGTGACAGCCATTCTACAACTTGAGTTCTGTTGTACAATATAGCGTAGTCCAGGGCTGTACGTTTATAATGGTCAATAATTGAAGTCGTGGCACCTGCATTAATGAGAGCCTGAACAGCTGACAGGTGACCTCCACGAGCAGCATAATGGAGCGGTGTACGACCATCATCGTCACGAGCCGTGACGTTCAGGCCTTCGCCAATGAGTTTTTGTATCAAGGACAGAGGACCCAATTCTGCTGCTATGTGTAATAGGAATTCTCTGTCCAAACTTTTCGAGCTGATGTTTGTACCGCACTGAAGAAAAAATTCAACCACAGGAACAGATCCTGAATGTACTGCATTTCCGATGGGTGTTTCACCATATAAATTTGCATTTGAAGGGTCTGACCCAAGCGAAACAAGTAATTTCACCAACTCCACGGATCCTGAACGTGCCGCGTAGTACAAGGGTGTGTTTCCAATAATATCTCTACTCTGTGGGTCTTCCCCAAGGTCTATGAAATATTGAACGAGAGAAGGAGATCCAGACCTTGCTGCGAAGTGTATGGGCATTGGGTAGTCATCTTGCAAGTGACCAACGGGCATAAATGATCCTGTCTTTTCCATCCGTGAGAATGGTGGCCTAGGATAACGGCGTGTGTTTGCTCCCCTGTCTAGAAATATCTGCACCAACTCAATTGATCCTGATAAAGCTGCGCATTCAAATGGTGACATAAAAACTTCTGGTACTTCGATTAAGGTATGataaacatgtataatttctTTACTGAACCAGGTTATGGATGCTCCTGTGTTTAACAACAACAGTGAAATTTCGACGTTACCTTTTCGAGATGCCGCACATAAAGGAGAAACttcaggataataataataatccaaactTGTTTCCAGCATTAGTAAAGTTTTTAGTTTTAAGATGTCTTCCGTTTCGACCGCTTCCACGAGGAGCCTTTGCCTTTCTTTGGATTCAAGTTTCAACAGCTCCTGCAAACACAGAAATTGTATCCTATTTAGTAGCTATATGCCTTAAAGACTAATCGGATCATTTCTCACAGTGTGAGGCTCTATAAGACACAATCACTTCTAAATTAAGTATTGTTATTCTCTAGTAGTGTGTAATGCCTCTTATGAAAGAACCATCTGTGTGTTAACTGTAGTTAAGCATTAAATGTATTACAGCGATCTGCATGTTCAACTCGGAATTAAAACTTCCTTAAGACTTGTATTctaaaattggtgtcaaattcaGTCCACCTAACTACTTCTTAATTTACATTTGTTTGTGTCCATTTAGTCAATATCTAAGAACCATAATATCAGCGCCCTCTGTTTTATGACTATAACTCTCATTGCGGATTGTTCTGGTATtcaatgtttattttcattacgtgaaaaataaaaaattaaataatgaactaCAGGTGTTACATAATAGAAGAAGCCGTTTGATTTGCTGACTAGCCTATATAAGATGCTTCACTGAGTAATGTAAACCTTGTAGGAGATGAAAGGGATAATACTTCACTAATACAGTTATTCATATCTAAATTTAGTGGGCCCATCGTGTTCcttactgtttattttttaattatttttttagtatgataatttacgacgctttatcaacatcttaggttatctagcgtctgaatgagatgaaggtggtaatgccggtgaaatgaatccggggtccagcaccgaaagttaaccagtatttactcatatcgggttgagggaaatccccggaaaaatcctcaaccaggtaacttgccccgaccgggaatcgaacccgggtcacctggtttcaccGCCAGACGCgccagccgttactccacaggtgtggactccttacTGTTTAGAAGACAAATTCTTCAGAATGACTCATCTGTCTCAAGATATACCGagatttgtttattaaattcaaaatggtgtaTATATCAAAGATTTAAATCTGGTTCAAATTGCTGAGAGTTCAACCATAAAGAAACCACCTGATACATCTATATACGGATGTGAAACTCAGCATATCCATCGACTTTTTTATTCGCTGTCGTATCTCTTCATCATCTCATGTCTAAGATTGTTACACAAAGTTGTAAGATCGGAGCTTCGTGAGTGTTATTTCGGTTGTATTTATTCGAAATTATAAGTTCAGTAAGAAACGGAACCACGAAGTTTATGACAACATCCCTGCATTAATTATGACCTACCGGTAACTTTAAGGTTTTTGTTCAATACTGCTGAAATGCTGCTACGttagtgaagaaataaatgaatatcatattttatttctattcaaagaAGAAATGACTATGCAATCTAACCTGAACATAACGTAAAAgagacttttgtgcgagatcgtgcgtatttgcttgttttccgcacacaaccaatacgcggtaagtgtgaaataccacattcagtattcccaacgtaacacacataacaatttccctcttcttaccgcttaagcgcgacattcattttactgctttaggctttcaacatattatttttagagacgtttaacatagtaataattataaaatggaaacttaccactgcaatttcacctaaattgcactgtttattattgttttgaaatatttgaaaaaattaagtaaagtctactactccacgaaacttattgcattcctgatacaagtaacattaaggaagccgtgaaaaaatcaacaagattccagatgccgatgttattactgtaatacgTTATACTGcataaataacattgttaaaatattaaaatgaaaaataaatcattacataaccttactgtttgttttaagttcgcatttatagactggggggggggggaaagacggacgtatatcacggcctgctggagtatagtaaacacagaaaatattttatagcaacaatgttgaagaaagatattttggttttccgaagttgccgtcattaaacagaaaccaagatggagatttcattgcaactaattagaaattcgtctttcaggtatgcaataaacgatcttcgcacaaaataatgtaagatacacgagcggtatgtttgttttcattttctcggaaattaaatagctcaactacgtttcgctttgtCAATCTTTTCTCGACCATGAAaaagtcaacataccgctcttgtaatgtatattactatttccactGTTGAATTTTGGTATCTAAATATaatctgaacaaaaaaaaaatcaccacaaCACACTTTCAACTTACATGTCACTAATTTATTCATGAAGTTCTATTACACCGTTAGCTAGGACGCACCCCAGTCATCGAGATCCACGGGTGTAACTACATGGAATTTCTTTTTCTGGGTTGTGTAAAGCACGATTAATTTTAACGGCTGCTCTGTACGCTAGCGAAGCAGACTGGGAAGGTTGAAGTTGTGACTGTGACATTGTAAAAGGCTTCGTCCAAATGTCACTGCTGTCCAAAGTGTGCAGATGGTGTAACTGATCAATCGAAACATGGGTCTTCTTGCTTTGAAAAAGTATTTTCTAAATATGTGTGGTGTAACAGTTGTCTTATGTAGAAACTGTAAAGATCTGTTTGAAACTTACAAATGCGTTCTGTTTGAATATTTGGAATGTGTGATCGGAAAGTCGGAAAGGGTATACATTGGCCGCATATAAGATTAATCAGGGTACAATATATTTTTTGGATTAATATTGAAAACACGTTTCGTAGTCCACTGCATAATAGTGAATTATTATAGGACGTTTACTTTAGGTTATAAGATAAGTTTAGGATTGGTTGTCTAAATATATATTCCAGAGAGCATAATATGTTGAAGAAGCTAGTGACGGACTGTTATAAGCATTACATTAATGATAGATA encodes:
- the LOC138704676 gene encoding ankyrin-3-like, with protein sequence MVNGVIICMLLGCIIGGQCLVLRHRTPQVVRIREGSTLVLQADVESEEDNLWFFGPGNRQIGEYDHTVDITREEFVIQLHIWRVDRYQSGVYTLKGFDRWSNERLNWSVIVQVVPEYHATLDTTPTCCATFENPERSSVTWEYFGCDVVIRDADSKLVKEFNQCGELLKLESKERQRLLVEAVETEDILKLKTLLMLETSLDYYYYPEVSPLCAASRKGNVEISLLLLNTGASITWFSKEIIHVYHTLIEVPEVFMSPFECAALSGSIELVQIFLDRGANTRRYPRPPFSRMEKTGSFMPVGHLQDDYPMPIHFAARSGSPSLVQYFIDLGEDPQSRDIIGNTPLYYAARSGSVELVKLLVSLGSDPSNANLYGETPIGNAVHSGSVPVVEFFLQCGTNISSKSLDREFLLHIAAELGPLSLIQKLIGEGLNVTARDDDGRTPLHYAARGGHLSAVQALINAGATTSIIDHYKRTALDYAILYNRTQVVEWLSRLNT